From the Chloroflexus aurantiacus J-10-fl genome, one window contains:
- a CDS encoding IS5 family transposase, which yields MGTGVAGRQRRSGEQGGHGGGKTKVGNGSKVMIVVDGNGVPIGLHMDSAQPHERTLAEPTVQSIRVLRRRGRPTTRPKALVADKAYDSAEVRRTLRRRGITPTISPIGRPNRTYPKRGHPIRAGTRYRQHWKVERCFGWMDNCRRLVVRYDCHLHIYRAFCLVAIILWCIDRILK from the coding sequence GTGGGCACAGGCGTTGCTGGACGGCAGCGTCGTTCCGGCGAACAAGGGGGCCATGGCGGAGGCAAAACGAAGGTTGGCAACGGCTCGAAGGTGATGATCGTGGTCGATGGCAACGGCGTGCCCATCGGCCTGCACATGGACAGCGCACAACCGCACGAACGCACCCTGGCTGAACCGACGGTGCAGAGCATTCGTGTTCTACGCAGACGCGGTCGGCCCACCACGCGACCGAAAGCATTGGTAGCAGATAAAGCCTACGATAGCGCCGAGGTTCGCCGGACCCTGCGTCGGCGAGGGATCACACCCACCATTTCACCTATTGGGCGGCCCAACCGCACGTACCCCAAGCGCGGGCATCCGATTCGTGCCGGCACACGCTACCGGCAACACTGGAAGGTCGAGCGTTGCTTCGGTTGGATGGACAATTGCCGTCGGTTGGTAGTGCGCTATGACTGTCATCTGCATATCTATCGTGCGTTTTGTCTCGTCGCTATCATTCTGTGGTGTATTGACCGAATTTTGAAATGA
- a CDS encoding transposase, with protein sequence MGGDRTAHPQEKKHTGSSMHQRPTDTLNDTLSVMHTGCAWADLPKEYGAPSTCWRRLHEWSQDETWERSWRTRLSHRDADGKLAWAQALLDGSVVPANKGAMAEAKRRLATARR encoded by the coding sequence ATAGGCGGTGATCGAACCGCTCATCCCCAAGAAAAAAAGCACACGGGGTCGTCCATGCACCAACGACCGACGGACACTCTGAACGACACGCTGTCTGTGATGCACACGGGCTGTGCCTGGGCAGACCTGCCAAAGGAGTACGGGGCACCCAGCACCTGCTGGCGACGATTGCACGAGTGGTCGCAGGACGAGACGTGGGAGCGCAGCTGGCGCACCCGCTTGAGCCACCGCGATGCCGACGGCAAGCTGGCGTGGGCACAGGCGTTGCTGGACGGCAGCGTCGTTCCGGCGAACAAGGGGGCCATGGCGGAGGCAAAACGAAGGTTGGCAACGGCTCGAAGGTGA
- a CDS encoding type II toxin-antitoxin system VapC family toxin, translated as MKLLLDTHSFIWFIEDNLSLSLRARTLIEEPTSEVLLSVASVWEMAIKVSLGRLQLSQPFELFIPHQLLLNDITLLDITLNHTLKIATLPFHHRDPFDRLLIA; from the coding sequence GTGAAACTACTGCTCGACACTCACAGTTTCATTTGGTTCATAGAAGATAACCTGTCCCTCAGTCTCCGTGCTCGTACATTGATTGAGGAGCCAACCAGTGAAGTGCTTCTCAGTGTGGCGAGCGTTTGGGAGATGGCTATCAAAGTCAGCCTGGGGCGGCTTCAATTGAGCCAGCCCTTCGAGCTGTTTATACCCCATCAACTGCTACTGAACGATATTACTCTGCTCGACATCACTCTCAATCACACTCTGAAGATTGCAACGTTACCATTTCATCATCGCGATCCGTTTGATCGTCTGCTGATTGCGTAA
- a CDS encoding type II toxin-antitoxin system Phd/YefM family antitoxin: protein MQQISVDEAAGQLASLIDAAVRGEVILITTDDHHVVRLVPVKQVRQPRRPGSARGMIRMTDDFDAPLEDFQEYTV, encoded by the coding sequence ATGCAGCAAATCAGCGTAGACGAGGCAGCCGGGCAACTGGCCAGTCTGATCGATGCTGCGGTACGCGGCGAAGTCATCTTGATAACGACCGACGATCACCATGTCGTTCGATTGGTTCCGGTCAAACAGGTCAGACAGCCACGTCGTCCTGGTAGTGCCAGAGGTATGATCCGTATGACGGATGACTTCGATGCGCCGCTGGAAGATTTTCAGGAATATACAGTGTGA
- a CDS encoding class I SAM-dependent methyltransferase, with translation MNINRQQWDALGKLNPFWAMTGKSDWDLPAFWQTGYVQVEDLRREISQLGYPQQFHRVLDFGCGIGRLAPAFCAWFDEYVGYDVSEALIQKARNLHKDLDRAQFFVTQRDRIDLPDNSIDLVFSFGVFQHIPDRYALFQIVSEFTRVLKPGGLIFFNVCHHIRWMYRIQLRRRLYWLGKRLGILDYHLFYRFRLYPQSVHALSREALQRHLHTLPVHILFSRSTSPHVAPHQLWEYALTKHG, from the coding sequence ATGAATATCAATCGTCAGCAGTGGGATGCGTTGGGTAAGCTCAATCCCTTTTGGGCAATGACCGGTAAAAGCGACTGGGATTTGCCAGCTTTCTGGCAGACTGGCTATGTTCAGGTCGAGGATTTGCGTCGGGAAATTTCTCAACTCGGTTATCCGCAGCAGTTTCACCGGGTGCTTGATTTTGGGTGTGGAATCGGACGGCTGGCACCTGCGTTCTGCGCGTGGTTTGATGAATACGTTGGGTACGATGTCTCGGAAGCGCTAATACAGAAAGCGCGAAATTTACACAAAGACCTCGACCGGGCACAGTTTTTCGTTACACAGCGAGATCGCATTGATCTACCGGATAACAGTATCGATCTTGTCTTTTCATTTGGGGTTTTCCAGCATATTCCAGACCGCTACGCTCTATTTCAGATCGTTTCTGAATTCACTCGTGTGCTCAAACCAGGTGGTCTGATCTTTTTCAATGTTTGTCACCATATACGCTGGATGTATCGTATACAGTTGCGTCGACGCTTATACTGGCTTGGCAAGCGGCTTGGTATCCTTGATTACCATCTGTTTTACCGGTTTAGGTTGTATCCGCAGTCAGTTCATGCGCTCTCACGTGAAGCATTGCAGCGCCATTTGCACACTCTCCCTGTGCACATCCTCTTCAGTCGATCCACATCGCCTCATGTTGCACCACATCAGCTGTGGGAGTATGCGCTGACAAAGCATGGCTAG
- a CDS encoding NEW3 domain-containing protein, producing MRTLRIISVLVMLALLIVAGAAPAMAQEGQRNLFFYTRYPSQEATVGDTVTFKLTLGTETTPQIVRLGLRNVPNGWTATFRGDGRVIQSAYVEPNNNATFDLRIEPPADVKAGEYQMLAVATGVSQEVTLPIALTLKEKTTNPAGLSFNVDLPTLRGSPSTTFRYNVTLKNESTEEVPVSLLAEAPRGFQVDFKLSGQSITSVPFGPNESKNLSVEVRALTDVPAGTYEIGILARGGDLQATTRLVADITGQPQLLLTTPDGRLSGEARIGEQTEVKLVVSNNGSAPARNIELSASPPVGWTVEFEPKQIPELATDQVVEVTAKVQPSNQAIAGDYLVTFTARPADAAAATSEFRFTVLTSTLWGLVGIALIAVAVVGVGVAVMRFGRR from the coding sequence ATGCGCACGCTTCGCATCATTAGCGTACTTGTGATGCTGGCGCTTCTGATTGTTGCTGGTGCAGCGCCGGCGATGGCACAGGAAGGCCAGCGGAATCTCTTCTTTTATACTCGTTATCCTTCACAAGAAGCTACAGTTGGTGATACGGTGACGTTCAAGCTGACGCTTGGTACGGAGACGACTCCCCAAATCGTGCGGCTTGGTCTGCGGAATGTGCCCAATGGCTGGACGGCAACGTTCCGCGGTGATGGCCGGGTGATCCAGTCGGCGTATGTTGAGCCGAACAACAATGCGACGTTTGATCTGCGGATTGAACCCCCTGCCGATGTGAAGGCCGGTGAGTACCAGATGCTGGCGGTTGCCACCGGTGTCTCGCAAGAGGTAACGCTTCCGATTGCCCTGACCCTCAAGGAGAAGACGACCAATCCAGCCGGTCTGTCGTTCAACGTTGATCTGCCCACACTGCGTGGTTCGCCGAGCACAACCTTCCGCTACAATGTGACCCTCAAGAATGAGAGCACTGAGGAGGTGCCAGTCAGTCTGCTCGCCGAAGCACCGCGCGGTTTCCAGGTCGATTTCAAACTCTCCGGTCAGAGCATTACCAGTGTGCCATTCGGCCCCAATGAGTCGAAGAATTTGAGTGTTGAGGTTCGTGCGCTGACTGATGTTCCTGCCGGTACCTATGAGATCGGTATTCTGGCCCGTGGTGGTGATTTGCAGGCAACCACACGCCTGGTCGCCGATATTACCGGTCAACCACAACTGCTCCTGACGACCCCTGATGGTCGGTTGTCGGGTGAAGCGCGCATTGGCGAACAGACTGAGGTGAAGCTGGTGGTAAGCAATAATGGTAGTGCGCCGGCCCGGAACATTGAGTTGAGCGCTTCGCCACCTGTTGGCTGGACGGTTGAGTTTGAGCCGAAGCAGATTCCAGAACTGGCTACCGATCAGGTAGTTGAAGTCACGGCGAAGGTGCAGCCCTCGAACCAGGCAATTGCCGGCGACTATCTGGTGACCTTTACCGCTCGCCCGGCTGATGCCGCTGCCGCAACCAGTGAGTTCCGCTTCACTGTGCTGACCTCGACGCTGTGGGGGCTGGTTGGCATTGCCCTGATCGCTGTTGCTGTGGTTGGGGTTGGCGTGGCAGTGATGCGGTTCGGACGGCGCTAG
- a CDS encoding ABC transporter ATP-binding protein — MAEVVVECRDLTKQYGTFTAVDGLNLTVRKGEIFGLLGPNGAGKTTTILMLLGLTEPTSGSVRVLGLDPARQPLSVKARVGYLPDQVGFYDNLTARENLNYIAKLNGMREPEMSKRIATALEQVGLSNVADRRVKTFSRGMRQRLGVAEVLIKQPQLIIMDEPTLALDPEAVREFLDLIRKLKESGITMLLSSHLLQQVQAVCDRVGLFHKGRMVLEGTVSELAQRVLGGAYRIHLEVEGGEAVAPALRELPDVLNVAQDGTRFYNVEARTDVRAEIARKVVEAGGRLLGLSIDTPGLDEVYARYFQKGAAYAATA; from the coding sequence ATGGCAGAGGTTGTGGTTGAGTGCCGTGATCTGACCAAACAGTACGGTACATTCACTGCCGTTGACGGCCTCAATCTGACTGTGCGTAAAGGTGAAATTTTTGGTCTGCTCGGCCCGAATGGTGCCGGTAAGACCACCACGATTCTGATGCTGCTCGGCTTGACTGAGCCAACCAGCGGTAGTGTGCGGGTGTTGGGCTTAGACCCGGCCCGGCAACCGTTGAGTGTCAAGGCGCGGGTTGGCTATCTGCCCGACCAGGTTGGCTTTTACGATAACCTGACAGCACGCGAAAATCTGAACTACATCGCAAAGCTGAATGGCATGCGTGAGCCGGAGATGAGCAAGCGTATTGCCACAGCGCTTGAGCAGGTTGGTCTGAGCAATGTTGCTGATCGGCGGGTGAAGACCTTCTCGCGAGGTATGCGCCAGCGTTTAGGGGTGGCAGAGGTGCTGATCAAGCAACCACAACTGATCATTATGGACGAGCCGACACTGGCGCTCGACCCGGAGGCAGTGCGCGAATTCCTCGACCTGATCCGGAAATTGAAGGAGAGTGGGATTACGATGCTGCTCTCATCCCACTTGCTGCAACAGGTACAGGCGGTATGTGATCGGGTTGGCCTGTTCCACAAAGGCCGGATGGTGTTGGAAGGGACAGTCAGTGAGCTGGCGCAGCGCGTGCTTGGTGGAGCCTACCGCATTCACCTGGAGGTAGAGGGCGGTGAGGCGGTGGCGCCGGCTCTGCGTGAACTCCCTGATGTGTTGAACGTGGCCCAGGACGGTACGCGCTTTTACAATGTCGAAGCCCGTACTGATGTGCGGGCAGAGATTGCCCGTAAAGTGGTGGAGGCCGGTGGACGCTTACTCGGTTTAAGCATCGACACACCGGGTCTTGATGAGGTCTATGCCCGCTACTTCCAGAAAGGAGCAGCCTATGCAGCGACAGCTTAG
- a CDS encoding ABC transporter permease — MQRQLSMATARQQREGSPWTGLWAVVAKEMADYLTSVRMLILEALILLTAFGTVYAAAQNLRAGTGSGDEFLFLRLFTTARDPLPAFVGFLGLLVPLLAIALAFDSVNGEFNQRTLSKVLAQPIYRDALLLGKFLAGLGTLALALSAIWLLIIGMGLLQLGVPPTGEETLRIFWFLLVTIFYGGIWLALAMLFSIIFRQPATAALAAIAVWLFFTVFWGILSSLLARTLQPVPPGDTQALINQIQLELMLTRISPNTLFSEVALAMLNPTVRALGLILPIQLHNAIPGTPLPAMQSILLTWPHATGLIAATIVLFAVGYILFQRQEVRA; from the coding sequence ATGCAGCGACAGCTTAGCATGGCAACGGCCCGGCAGCAACGTGAGGGTTCACCGTGGACGGGGCTGTGGGCGGTGGTAGCGAAAGAGATGGCCGACTACCTGACCAGTGTGCGGATGCTGATTCTGGAGGCGTTAATCTTACTCACCGCCTTTGGCACTGTCTACGCAGCAGCGCAAAACTTGCGTGCCGGTACCGGTAGTGGTGATGAGTTCCTGTTCTTGCGCCTCTTCACAACGGCGCGTGATCCTTTGCCGGCGTTTGTCGGCTTTCTGGGTCTGCTGGTGCCACTGCTCGCGATTGCGCTGGCCTTTGACTCGGTGAATGGTGAGTTCAACCAGCGCACGTTGTCGAAGGTTCTGGCGCAACCGATCTACCGTGATGCGCTTCTGCTGGGTAAGTTTCTGGCCGGTTTAGGCACCCTGGCCCTGGCATTGTCAGCGATCTGGTTGTTGATCATCGGGATGGGCTTGCTCCAGTTGGGGGTACCGCCAACCGGTGAAGAGACGCTGCGTATCTTCTGGTTTTTGCTGGTGACCATCTTTTACGGTGGTATCTGGTTGGCGCTGGCAATGCTCTTCTCGATCATCTTTCGCCAGCCGGCCACCGCAGCGTTGGCCGCGATTGCGGTCTGGCTGTTCTTCACCGTATTCTGGGGGATTCTGTCGAGTCTGCTGGCGCGCACCTTGCAACCGGTACCTCCCGGTGATACACAGGCGCTGATCAACCAGATTCAGCTCGAACTGATGCTGACCCGTATCTCGCCCAACACCCTCTTCTCGGAGGTGGCGCTGGCGATGCTCAATCCGACTGTGCGGGCGTTGGGCTTGATCTTGCCGATCCAGTTGCACAATGCCATTCCTGGCACACCATTGCCGGCCATGCAAAGCATTCTGCTCACGTGGCCGCACGCGACTGGCCTCATTGCAGCGACGATTGTGTTGTTTGCGGTCGGTTACATTCTGTTTCAGCGCCAGGAGGTGCGGGCGTAA
- the crcB gene encoding fluoride efflux transporter CrcB has translation MNNILAIALGAAIGANLRYGIGLWAAQRFGTAWPYGTFIINLLGCLGIGLLLTLISTRLTLSEPVRLMLVTGLLGGFTTFSTFGYESFSLLSSGNWLPAIGYMVGSVVGGLIAVIIGVGLGRWFGG, from the coding sequence ATGAACAACATATTGGCGATTGCCCTGGGGGCAGCTATCGGTGCCAACCTGCGCTACGGCATCGGTCTGTGGGCTGCTCAGCGGTTTGGTACGGCATGGCCTTACGGTACCTTCATCATCAATCTGCTCGGTTGTCTGGGGATCGGATTATTGTTAACGCTCATCTCCACGCGATTGACGCTGAGTGAGCCGGTACGTTTGATGCTGGTTACCGGTCTCTTGGGCGGTTTTACTACCTTCTCAACCTTTGGCTATGAGAGTTTCAGTCTGTTGAGCAGTGGGAACTGGCTGCCCGCAATAGGCTACATGGTAGGAAGCGTTGTCGGCGGCCTGATTGCCGTTATCATCGGCGTCGGCTTAGGTCGGTGGTTTGGTGGCTAG
- a CDS encoding DUF190 domain-containing protein codes for MEQTVTQQLWIYIDEGDSLQGRTVASRIVDTLRAAGAPGVTVFRGAGGYGTHGVFHSDLLVDIPSRLPLVITCIDRSDRLQRLLPKLSELVQEGLIVLSPVQVVKVARRTGSALPAHLRVADVMNHDVISVTSETSVGELVRLLLERGLRAMPVVDAERRVIGIVTDADLLQRGVSQLPLHLQQLLPGAERAAHLAAVAARPERAADVMTPNPTTIPATASLTQAALLMTEHDHKRLPVVDEAGRLVGMLSRSDLLQTVANTFASSSEVLPGSILTTAKTVGEVMIRDVPTVTPETPLAETLDRILSTPRRRVVVVDQNRRVVGIISDGDILRRAARPVAPGLLQRFAVWIGGGARPPELELALKNLTAAAVMTSPVLTVNPDTPIISAVELMIERRIKRLPVVDEEGRLVGMVGRAALLGALLGSGGEGGQERE; via the coding sequence ATGGAGCAGACCGTGACTCAACAACTCTGGATTTACATCGATGAGGGAGATAGCTTGCAAGGCCGTACCGTCGCTTCCCGTATTGTCGATACGCTGCGGGCTGCCGGTGCACCGGGGGTGACCGTGTTTCGTGGGGCTGGGGGGTACGGTACCCACGGGGTCTTTCACAGCGATCTCCTGGTTGATATTCCAAGCCGGTTGCCGTTGGTGATCACCTGCATTGATCGGAGTGACCGCTTACAACGGTTGTTGCCCAAACTTAGCGAGCTGGTGCAAGAGGGTTTGATCGTGCTTTCGCCGGTGCAGGTCGTGAAGGTAGCGAGGCGGACTGGAAGTGCTCTTCCTGCTCATCTCAGGGTAGCCGATGTGATGAATCACGACGTTATCTCCGTCACATCCGAAACATCGGTAGGCGAGCTGGTACGTCTGCTACTCGAACGCGGTTTGCGGGCAATGCCGGTGGTTGATGCCGAACGTCGTGTGATCGGTATTGTTACTGATGCCGATCTGCTCCAGCGTGGGGTGAGCCAGTTGCCACTGCATTTGCAGCAGTTACTACCCGGCGCCGAGCGTGCGGCTCATCTGGCAGCAGTGGCTGCTCGTCCCGAACGGGCCGCTGATGTAATGACCCCCAACCCTACTACCATTCCTGCGACAGCTTCGCTTACCCAGGCTGCCCTGCTCATGACAGAGCATGATCACAAGCGCTTACCGGTAGTTGATGAAGCCGGACGCCTGGTTGGGATGTTGAGCCGATCCGATCTGTTGCAGACGGTGGCGAATACGTTCGCCTCAAGCAGTGAGGTTCTGCCGGGTTCAATACTCACCACTGCCAAAACCGTTGGAGAGGTCATGATTCGCGATGTACCGACAGTTACACCGGAAACGCCCCTCGCTGAGACACTCGACCGTATTCTTTCGACACCCCGACGGCGGGTGGTTGTTGTCGATCAGAATCGGCGTGTCGTCGGTATCATCAGCGACGGTGATATTCTCCGCCGGGCGGCTCGTCCGGTAGCACCGGGATTGTTACAGCGCTTTGCGGTCTGGATCGGTGGCGGTGCCCGTCCGCCAGAGCTGGAGCTGGCGCTCAAGAATCTGACGGCGGCAGCAGTGATGACCAGCCCGGTGCTGACGGTGAATCCCGACACGCCGATTATCAGTGCCGTTGAGCTGATGATCGAACGGCGTATCAAGCGTTTGCCGGTGGTTGATGAAGAAGGCAGGCTGGTGGGAATGGTCGGGCGAGCGGCGCTGTTGGGGGCGTTGTTGGGTTCTGGTGGTGAGGGGGGGCAGGAACGGGAGTAG